The following are encoded together in the Neomonachus schauinslandi chromosome 15, ASM220157v2, whole genome shotgun sequence genome:
- the EVPL gene encoding envoplakin isoform X2, with protein sequence MFKGLSKGSHGKGYPKGSPAKGSPKGSPSKHSRAAAQELALLISRMQANADQVERHILETQKRLQQDRLHSEQSQALQHQQEVGHSLKEAEVLLKDLFLDVDKARRLKHPQAEEIEKDIKQLHERVTQECAQYRALYEKIVLPPDVGPRVDWTRVLEQKQKQVCEGRFGPGVPELEEQVAEHNILQKEIEAYGQQLRNLIGPDAATIRSTSRRAQKAASWRGQNLGSLYTHLQGCTRQLSALAQQQQSILQQDWSDLLADPEGVRREYEHFKQHELLNQEQSVNQLEDDGERMMELGHPAVGPIQTHQEALKMEWQNFLNLCICQESQLQHVEAYRRFQEEADSVSQTLAKLNSSLDTQYSPASGVPPGAPTELLQQLEAENKQLAVAEKTIRDLQWRSQQVAPLQQRRNPPQQPLHVDSICDWDSGEVQLQRGERYLLMDNTDQHTWVVQGPGGETKRAPAACFCIPAPDPEAVAMASKLASELQGLKQKLGTVQSHLTASAERPLKTGQQAPTGSAPGDPQAQKLLTQMTRLDGDLKQIEKQVLAWARAPLSRTTPLEDLEGRIQSHKGTAQQLQGLGAEKEAAQQECEAFLSTRPGGPAALHLPLALNSVKNKYSDVLVLCNLYGEKARAALGLERQIQDTDRVIRGFESAVAQEAPIPAGPGALQDRVSELQRLRKELLEQQACVLGLLRELKATEHACSTLQNNFQEFCQDLPRQQRQARALTDRYHAVGDQLDLREKMLQDVGLTYQQFKNCTDNLSFWLEHLPRNQVRPSDGPSQIAYKLQAQKRLQQEVQGRERDRAMVSRLSQDLQAALQDYELQADTYRCSLETQAGSAPKRPRVAPLQESIQAQEKRLTKAYTELAAAHQGQLHQLEFARRMLEKKELSEDIQVTHDTRQGSEGPARAGRESEALKSQLEEERKRVAQVQQELEEQRNQLLQLRTQRPLERLEEKEVVEFYRDPQLESSLSKVKSQVEDEGKKQAGLQADLEAVAQKVVQLESKRRAMQPHLLTKEVTQIERDPGLSSEAAQLSGEIQHLRGENATVSARLEVLKKELLALEQKAPNVKEKVVVKEVVKVEKDLEMLKAAQALRRQLEEDTGRRKAAAEAVAKLQSRIEDLERAISAVEPKVIVKEVKKVEQDPGLLEEASRLRSLLAEARSKNVTLTWELEDLRGKYSVVEKQKPKVELQERVHETFQVAPETQQEMTRLRAQLQETASKRSRVEQEVEGLLPDLAALRAQKPAVEYKEVTQEVVKHERSPEVLREIDRLKAQLNELVNGSGRAQEQLIRLRGERDEWKRERSKVETKTVNKEVVRHEKDPVLEKEAERLRQEVREAAQKRRAAEDVVHELQNRYLLLERRRPEEKVVVQEVVVTQKDPKLREDHGRLSQSLDEEAGRRRQLEREVQQLRAGVQEKESLLSFQEDRSKKLAVERELRQLTLRIQELEKRPPVVQEKIIMEEVVKLEKDPALEKSTEALRQDLDQEKTQVTELHRECKNLQVQIDVLQTTKSQEKTIYKEVIRVEKDQVLEGERSRAWEVLNRERSARQSREEEVRHLRERLDRAEALGRTWAREEAELQRARDQADQERRQLQQELRELGRQKQRKVLQLQEEAQLLTQKTESERQKAAQQGQELSQLEAAILREKDQIYEKERTLRDLHAKVSREELNQETQTRETNLSTKISILEPETGKDMSPYEAYKRGIIDRGQYLQLQELECDWEEVTTAGPCGEESVLLDRKSGKQHSIEAALRCRRISKEEYHLYKDGHLPISEFALLVAGETKPCSSLSIGSIISKSPLASPAPQGPSCFSPRVSFGLSDDSFPIAGIYDTTTDNKCTVKTAVAKNMLDPITGQKLLEAQAATGGIVDLLSRERYSVHKAVERGLIENTSTQRLLNAQKAFTGIEDPVTKKRLSVGEAIQKGWMPQESVLPHLQVQHLTGGLIHPKRTGRIPVPQAVLSGMISEELAQLLQDESSYEKDLTDPISKERMSYKEAMGRCRRDPLSGLLLLPAALEGYRCCRPVSPRVLR encoded by the exons CATCAAGCAGCTTCACGAGCGGGTGACCCAGGAGTGTGCCCAGTACCGTGCCCTGTATGAGAAGATAGTGCTGCCGCCGGACGTGGGGCCCAGGGTCGACTGGACGCGTGTGCTGGAGCAGAAACAG AAGCAGGTCTGCGAGGGCCGGTTCGGGCCGGGCGTGCCAGAGCTGGAAGAACAGGTCGCCGAGCACAACATCCTGCAGAAGGAGATCGAGGCCTACGGGCAGCAGCTCCGGAACCTCATCGGGCCG GACGCAGCCACCAT CCGCTCCACGTCTCGCCGAGCACAGAAGGCGGCCTCGTGGCGCGGGCAGAACCTGGGCAGCCTGTACACGCACCTGCAGGGCTGCACGCGCCAGCTAAGTGCCCTGGCCCAGCAGCAGCAGAGCATCCTGCAGCAGGACTGGAGCGACCTCCTGGCGGACCCCGAGGGCGTGCGGCGGGAGtatgag CACTTCAAGCAGCACGAGCTGCTGAACCAGGAGCAGAGCGTGAACCAGCTGGAGGATGATGGGGAGCGCATGATGGAGCTGGGGCACCCGGCTGTGGGGCCCATCCAG ACCCACCAGGAGGCCCTGAAGATGGAGTGGCAGAACTTCCTAAATCTCTGCATCTGCCAGGAGAGCCAGCTGCAGCACGTGGAGGCCTACCGCCGG TTCCAGGAAGAGGCCGACTCGGTCAGCCAAACCCTGGCAAAGCTGAACTCCAGCCTGGACACCCAGTACAGCCCAGCCTCAGGGGTGCCCCCTGGTGCCCCCACAGAGCTGCTGCAGCAGCTGGAG GCAGAGAATAAGCAGCTGGCTGTCGCTGAGAAGACCATCAGGGACCTGCAGTGGCGTAGCCAACAGGTGGCCCCTCTGCAGCAGCGCAGGAACCCGCCCCAGCAGCCCCTGCATGTGGACAGCATCTGCGACTGGGACTCAGGAGAA GTGCAGCTGCAGCGGGGTGAGCGGTATTTGCTGATGGACAACACTGACCAGCACACCTGGGTCGTTCAAGGCCCAGGTGGGGAGACCAAACGTGCGCCAGCTGCCTGCTTCTGTATCCCAGCTCCAGACCCTGAAGCCGTGGCCATGGCCTCCAA GCTGGCCTCGGAGCTGCAGGGCCTGAAGCAGAAATTGGGCACAGTCCAGAGCCACCTGACGGCCAGTGCTGAGCGGCCCTTAAAGACTGGCCAGCAGG CTCCCACTGGCTCAGCCCCAGGAGACCCACAGGCCCAGAAGCTCCTGACACAGATGACTCGGCTGGATGGAGACCTGAAGCAGATAGAGAAGCAGGTGCTGGCCTGGGCCCGGGCCCCGCTGAGCCGCACGACACCACTGGAGGACCTGGAGGGCCGCATCCAAAGCCACAAG gggaCAGCCCAGCAGCTGCAGGGCCTGGGAGCAGAGAAGGAGGCGGCCCAGCAGGAGTGTGAGGCATTTCTGTCCACCCGGCCTGGGGGCCCCGctgccctgcacctgcccctgGCTCTCAACAGTGTCAAGAACAAGTACAGCGACGTGCTGGTTCTCTGCAACCTCTACGGGGAGAA AGCCCGagctgccctgggcctggagcGCCAGATCCAGGACACGGACAGGGTCATCCGAGGCTTCGAGTCCGCCGTGGCACAGGAGGCCCCCATCCCCGCTGGCCCGGGGGCGCTGCAGGACAGGGTCAGCGAACTGCAG CGCCTGCGGAAGGAGCTGCTGGAACAGCAGGCCTGTGTGCTGGGGCTGCTCCGGGAGCTGAAGGCCACTGAGCATGCGTGCAGCACCCTGCAGAACAACTTCCAGGAGTTCTGCCAAGACCTGCCTCGCCAGCAGCGCCAGGCGAGGGCCCTCACCGACCGCTACCATGCTGTGGGGGACCAGCTGGACCTACG GGAGAAGATGTTGCAAGATGTCGGCCTCACCTACCAGCAGTTCAAGAACTGTACGGACAACTTGAGCTTCTGGCTGGAGCACCTGCCCCGCAACCAGGTGCGGCCCAGCGATGGGCCCAGCCAGATCGCCTACAAGCTGCAGGCGCAGAAG AGGCTGCAGCAGGAGGTCCAGGGCCGAGAGCGGGACAGGGCCATGGTGTCCCGCCTCTCCCAGGACCTGCAGGCAGCTCTCCAG gACTACGAGCTGCAGGCGGACACCTACCGCTGCTCCCTGGAGACCCAGGCAGGCTCAGCCCCCAAGAGACCCCGCGTGGCTCCCCTGCAGGAGAGCATCCAGGCGCAG GAGAAGAGGCTGACAAAGGCCTACACCGAGCTTGCAGCTGCACACCAGGGGCAGCTGCACCAGCTGGAATTTGCCAGAAGGATGCTGGAGAAG aaGGAGCTCAGTGAGGATATCCAGGTGACCCATGACACACGGCAGGGGTCTGAGGGCCCggccagagcagggagggagtcCGAGGCCCTGAAGTcccagctggaggaggagaggaagcgGGTCGCACAGGTGCAACAGGagctggaggagcagaggaaccagctgctgcagctgaggACACAGCGGCCCTTGGAGAGGctggaagagaaggaagtggTGGAGTTCTACCGGGACCCCCAGCTGGAGAGCAGCCTGTCCAAGGTGAAGTCCCAGGTGGAGGATGAAGGCAAGAAGCAGGCCGGCCTGCAGGCAGACCTGGAGGCGGTGGCCCAGAAGGTCGTCCAGCTGGAGAGCAAGAGGAGGGCCATGCAGCCTCACCTGCTGACCAAGGAGGTCACCCAGATCGAGAGGGACCCCGGCCTGAGTAGCGAGGCGGCCCAGCTCAGCGGCGAGATCCAGCATCTGCGGGGGGAGAACGCCACCGTCTCGGCCCGGCTAGAGGTGCTAAAGAAGGAGCTGCTGGCCCTGGAGCAGAAGGCGCCGAACGTGAAGGAGAAGGTCGTGGTGAAAGAAGTGGTCAAGGTGGAGAAGGACCTGGAAATGCTGAAGGCAGCCCAGGCCCTGAGGCGGCAGTTGGAGGAGGACACGGGGCGGAGGAAGGCGGCGGCCGAGGCTGTGGCCAAGCTGCAGTCTCGCATTGAAGACCTAGAGCGCGCGATCAGCGCCGTGGAGCCCAAGGTGATCGTGAAGGAGGTGAAGAAGGTGGAGCAGGACCCAGGCCTTCTTGAAGAGGCGTCCAGGCTGAGGAGCCTCCTGGCAGAGGCCAGGAGCAAGAACGTGACACTGACATGGGAGCTGGAGGACCTGCGTGGCAAGTACAGCGTGGTGGAGAAGCAGAAGCCCAAGGTAGAGCTCCAGGAGCGTGTCCACGAGACCTTCCAGGTGGCTCCCGAGACGCAGCAGGAGATGACGCGGCTCCGGGCCCAGCTGCAGGAGACGGCCAGCAAGAGGAGCCGCGTGGAGCAGGAGGTGGAGGGGCTGCTGCCCGACCTGGCCGCCCTCCGGGCCCAGAAGCCAGCGGTGGAGTACAAGGAGGTGACGCAGGAGGTGGTGAAGCACGAGAGGAGCCCCGAGGTGCTGCGGGAGATCGACCGCCTGAAGGCCCAGCTCAACGAGCTGGTCAATGGCAGCGGGCGGGCCCAGGAGCAGCTCATCCGGCTGCGGGGGGAGCGCGATGAGTGGAAGCGGGAGCGGTCCAAGGTGGAGACCAAGACGGTGAACAAGGAGGTGGTGCGCCACGAGAAGGACCCAGTCCTGGAGAAGGAGGCCGAGCGGCTGCGCCAGGAGGTGCGAGAAGCCGCCCAGAAGAGGCGGGCCGCCGAGGACGTGGTCCACGAGCTGCAGAACAGGTACCTGCTGCTGGAGAGGAGGCGGCCCGAGGAGAAGGTGGTGGTGCAGGAGGTGGTGGTCACTCAGAAGGACCCGAAGCTCCGCGAGGACCACGGCCGGCTGAGCCAGAGCCTGGACGAGGAGGCGGGCCGCCGGCGGCAGCTGGAGCGGGAGGTGCAGCAGCTCCGGGCTGGCGTGCAGGAGAAGGAGAGCCTGCTTAGCTTCCAGGAGGACCGGAGCAAAAAGCTGGCCGTGGAGAGGGAGCTGCGGCAGCTGACCTTGAGGATCCAGGAGCTCGAGAAGCGGCCTCCCGTGGTGCAAGAGAAGATCATCATGGAGGAGGTGGTCAAGCTGGAGAAGGACCCGGCTCTGGAGAAGTCCACGGAAGCCCTGCGGCAGGACCTGGACCAGGAGAAGACCCAGGTAACAGAGTTGCATCGGGAGTGCAAAAACCTGCAGGTCCAGATCGATGTCCTCCAGACCACCAAGTCGCAAGAGAAGACCATTTACAAGGAAGTGATCAGGGTGGAGAAGGACCAGGTGCTGGAGGGCGAGCGGTCCCGGGCGTGGGAGGTGCTTAACAGGGAGCGCTCGGCCCGGCAGAGCCGGGAGGAGGAGGTGCGTCACCTCCGGGAGCGGCTGGACAGGGCCGAGGCGCTGGGGAGGACCTGGGCCCGGGAGGAGGCTGAGCTCCAGAGGGCCCGGGACCAGGCGGACCAGGAGCGCAGGCAGCTGCAGCAGGAGCTGCGGGAGCTGGGGAGGCAGAAGCAACGGAAAGTGCTGCAGCTGCAAGAGGAGGCGCAGCTGCTCACCCAGAAGACAGAGAGCGAGCGGCAGAAGGCCGCTCAGCAGGGCCAGGAGCTCTCGCAGCTCGAGGCGGCCATCCTCCGCGAGAAGGACCAGATCTACGAGAAGGAGAGGACCCTCCGGGACCTCCACGCCAAGGTGAGCAGGGAGGAGCTCAACCAGGAGACCCAGACGCGAGAGACCAACCTTTCCACCAAGATCTCCATCCTCGAACCTGAGACAGGGAAGGACATGTCCCCGTACGAGGCCTACAAGAGGGGCATCATCGATCGAGGCCAGTACCTCCAGCTCCAGGAGCTCGAGTGCGACTGGGAGGAGGTCACCACCGCGGGCCCCTGTGGCGAGGAGTCCGTGCTCCTGGACCGCAAGAGCGGGAAGCAGCACTCCATCGAGGCCGCCCTGCGCTGCCGGCGCATCTCCAAGGAAGAGTACCATCTCTACAAGGACGGCCACCTCCCCATCTCCGAGTTCGCACTGCTCGTGGCCGGGGAGACCAAGCCCTGCTCTTCGCTCTCCATTGGCTCCATCATCTCCAAGTCCCCGCtcgcctccccagccccccagggccccagctgcTTCTCTCCCCGCGTCTCCTTCGGGCTCAGCGATGACAGCTTCCCCATCGCTGGCATCTACGACACAACCACAGACAACAAATGCACCGTCAAGACGGCCGTGGCCAAGAACATGCTGGACCCCATCACGGGGCAGAAGCTGCTGGAGGCCCAGGCGGCCACAGGGGGCATCGTGGACCTCCTCAGCCGGGAGCGTTACTCCGTGCACAAGGCTGTGGAGAGGGGGCTGATCGAGAACACTTCGACGCAGAGGCTGCTCAACGCCCAGAAGGCCTTCACTGGCATTGAGGATCCCGTCACCAAGAAGAGGCTGTCGGTGGGCGAGGCCATCCAGAAGGGCTGGATGCCGCAGGAGAGCGTGCTCCCCCACCTGCAGGTGCAGCACCTGACCGGGGGGCTCATCCACCCCAAGAGGACCGGCCGCATCCCTGTCCCTCAGGCCGTGCTCTCTGGAATGATCAGCGAAGAGCTGGCCCAGCTCCTGCAGGATGAGTCCAGCTATGAGAAGGATCTGACAGACCCCATCTCCAAGGAACGGATGAGCTACAAGGAGGCCATGGGGCGCTGCCGGAGAGACCCCCTGAGCGGCCTGCTGCTGCTCCCGGCCGCGCTGGAGGGGTACCGCTGCTGCCGCCCTGTCTCCCCCCGGGTGCTGCGCTGA